The Methanobrevibacter gottschalkii DSM 11977 genome includes a region encoding these proteins:
- a CDS encoding uracil-xanthine permease family protein: MVEENSNMLLGVRDKPPALRWVLLAIQHVCAMFGATILVPIVVNTTAGADVLSIPVALVTSGIGTLIYLVCTRGRSPVYLGSSFAFIAPMVAGYALAGKSSVFSALMLVGLVYVAVSCIIRISGKAWINKLLPPVIVGPMIMVIGLSLAPTAISEIGLDLAVVPWKNLVVALIAFLTTAFLAVRGKGILRVIPFLIGIIVGYIAAAALGMVDFTQALTANVVEIPKFYLPFMNYNLNFAAVLTIVPIALVTMVEHIGDHKVLSEIIGRDLIEDPGLDRTLLGDGLATFLAALLGGPANTTYGENTSVVGMTRVASVYVIALAAIIAIIFAFSGHLTSLLTAIPAPVLGGISVLLYGFICVNGLKILIHNQVDFNNTKNVVVAATMLVLGLGGATLSVVYGNLSLAMSGMSLAAVIGVILNLVIPEEKHE; the protein is encoded by the coding sequence ATGGTTGAAGAAAATAGTAATATGCTACTTGGGGTTCGTGATAAGCCTCCTGCGCTTAGGTGGGTTTTACTTGCTATACAGCATGTATGTGCAATGTTCGGAGCTACAATTTTAGTTCCGATAGTTGTTAACACCACTGCAGGTGCAGATGTTTTATCAATTCCTGTAGCATTAGTCACATCTGGTATAGGTACATTAATCTATCTTGTTTGCACTCGTGGAAGAAGTCCGGTATACTTGGGAAGCTCTTTTGCATTCATTGCTCCTATGGTTGCAGGGTATGCATTAGCTGGTAAATCTAGTGTATTTTCAGCTTTGATGCTTGTTGGTTTGGTATATGTTGCTGTATCATGCATTATTAGAATTTCTGGTAAAGCATGGATTAATAAATTATTGCCTCCGGTAATTGTTGGTCCCATGATTATGGTCATCGGATTGTCTCTTGCTCCAACTGCTATTAGTGAAATCGGTTTAGATTTAGCAGTAGTACCATGGAAAAACCTGGTCGTTGCATTGATTGCATTTTTAACTACTGCATTTTTGGCAGTTCGTGGAAAAGGAATTTTACGCGTAATCCCTTTTTTGATTGGTATTATTGTAGGATATATTGCAGCGGCGGCTCTTGGTATGGTTGATTTTACTCAAGCATTAACTGCAAATGTGGTTGAAATTCCTAAATTTTACTTGCCATTTATGAATTATAATTTAAACTTTGCTGCAGTCCTTACAATTGTTCCAATTGCTTTAGTAACAATGGTGGAGCATATTGGAGACCATAAAGTATTGAGTGAAATCATTGGTCGTGATCTAATTGAAGATCCTGGTCTTGACAGAACTTTGCTTGGGGATGGTCTTGCAACATTCCTTGCAGCATTATTGGGAGGTCCTGCAAACACTACTTATGGTGAAAACACTTCTGTTGTAGGCATGACACGAGTTGCATCTGTTTATGTTATTGCTCTTGCAGCTATTATAGCAATTATATTTGCATTCTCAGGACATTTGACTTCACTTTTAACAGCAATTCCCGCTCCCGTTTTAGGCGGTATTTCTGTATTATTATACGGGTTTATTTGTGTAAATGGTCTTAAAATTTTAATTCACAACCAAGTTGACTTTAACAACACTAAAAATGTTGTTGTAGCTGCAACCATGCTTGTTTTAGGTTTAGGTGGAGCAACATTATCCGTTGTTTATGGCAATTTGTCTCTTGCTATGTCAGGAATGTCTCTTGCAGCAGTCATCGGTGTAATTTTAAATCTTGTAATACCGGAGGAAAAACATGAATGA
- the upp gene encoding uracil phosphoribosyltransferase codes for MNEFVLNHPLITHKLAFLRDINTGTKEFRELVTEISTILVYEAMRDAQLEKTTIETPLEKMETGTLNENNYAIVPILRAGMGMIDGVLNVIPNAKIGHIGLYRNEETFEPVEYYYKMPEGIKNREVLVVDPMLATGGSASATISRLKQDGVTKIKLLCIVAAPQGIETIENDHPDVKIFCATVDRELNENAYILPGLGDAGDRVYGTK; via the coding sequence ATGAATGAATTTGTTTTAAATCACCCATTGATAACTCATAAACTTGCATTTTTAAGAGATATCAATACTGGAACTAAAGAATTCAGAGAACTTGTAACTGAAATTTCAACAATTCTTGTTTATGAAGCAATGAGGGATGCACAACTTGAAAAAACAACTATTGAAACTCCCCTTGAGAAAATGGAAACAGGAACCCTTAATGAAAATAACTATGCAATTGTTCCAATATTGAGAGCTGGAATGGGCATGATTGATGGAGTGTTAAATGTAATTCCAAATGCAAAAATTGGTCATATTGGTCTTTACAGAAATGAAGAAACATTCGAACCTGTTGAATATTATTATAAAATGCCTGAAGGGATTAAAAATAGGGAAGTTCTAGTAGTTGATCCTATGCTTGCAACAGGTGGAAGTGCATCAGCAACAATTTCCCGGCTTAAACAAGATGGTGTAACTAAAATCAAGTTGTTATGTATTGTAGCTGCTCCACAAGGTATTGAAACAATCGAAAACGACCATCCTGATGTTAAAATATTTTGTGCAACTGTTGACAGGGAATTAAACGAAAATGCATATATCCTTCCAGGTCTTGGAGATGCTGGAGATAGGGTATATGGAACTAAATAA